The sequence below is a genomic window from Macadamia integrifolia cultivar HAES 741 chromosome 1, SCU_Mint_v3, whole genome shotgun sequence.
CTAAGGCCGAACATGGTAGCGAGTTCTGAATCACGATTGGGCTTCATCAAGGGTCAGATTTAAGCCCTTATCTATTTGTGCTTATAATGGATGAATTAactagaaacattcaaggggaAGTTACTTGGTGTAGAGGTGCCCGCACCGGTAGGCTCGATCGAGCCAGACCTAGACTAGTATGATTTATAAACTTGTCAGGCTTGAGCCTGACATGTTTATAAACAGATAGTACACACAATACAACCACCTAGCCCGATGGACGTCCGAccagcccaacacatttataatCCCAACTTGAACCAACCCCTTTAATATTActtgtattttcattttttttaaatgctacctgtatttagtgctaaggttATTGTGATATATACAATTGAGATGGTGATGGTCGTTATCTGATAATTCATCTTTTTTTAGGTATAATTTAACTAATTTGAACTTACTAAGCTTGGGTTGTGCAAAcatgtttaattgatttgagtttcgtgggttaaaTGTCGAGTACCTTAGTAATTTAGCTGTTatgcccatctttggcttaatccatttaaaCTATGGGATCTTTTTTTGCTATGCCCATCTCTACCTCATTCTATTGGTATTCCCCTTCAAGCtcatttaagagaccaattttaaagaggacccgtttaaagttaaataagtTTGTGGCCTAGTTAAGGGTCGTTTATggtagcccaattaaagccAAAGACCAACTGATCCGATTATTAATTATATCATGCCCTCCTAAGCTAAGCCTGTTAAGCTAAACGAGCATTCacaatgcaaccctaaaatttgGCCGAGCATGGCTAGCCCCGACCGAGACTAGCCCAGCCGACCGCTTAACACCCCtaccttggtgtatgcttttcgttgttaatattattttattggatGATACAAAAACAAAGCTCAACTCTAAGCTGAAGTATGGAGTTCAACCTTAGAATCAAGAAACTTTAAGATTAGTGGAAAAAAAGATGGAATATCTTatatgtaactttagtcacattACAATGGAAAATGACCTGGTGACTATTGAAGGGAGGGAGATACCACAAAGTGACTTTTTTTAGATATTAgaattatatattattttttttttgggtagaattctatcttaaataaataatgtgATATAAAGAATGATGTATCATAtggaattaaagtgggatggatgaagtggagaggtccGTATAGATTTTTGTGCACCGGATGTGTCCTTATAAAACTTAAAGAAAAGTTATATAGGACAATCGTATGATCAGCTATGATGTACAAGGCAGAATATTAGGTTGTTACGAAACGACATATTGATAAGCTATGTGTaacagagatgagaatgttaagatTGATATACAGAAAaattaggaaggataaagtaagtaATGATCGCATTATAACAACAAATTTGGGAATTGCTCCAATACATGATAATCTTCGGAAAATCGTTTGGGATGGTATgttcatgttcaatggaggcaaCAAATGTTCCAATAAGGAGGAGTTATTTGATCCAGATAGAAGAATCCAAAATATCTAGGGGCAAACCAAAAATTACCATAAAAGAAATTGTGATGAAAGATATGCATAATTTAGGTCTTGCCCCAATGTGGCCTTGAGTAGAACAGATTGGAGGCCAAGCTACAATCCTGATAGTGGATCCCGTATAGCTGTACTACTTCGCTATTGTTTTTTCCATCAGTTGTTTCCTTCcatttttgacattttcttttccttatccttgtttggatccatgtaaccggTCCTATTAAATTGGGATGAGGCTTTGTTATGTTGTTATATATAACACATTATATTTggattttatcctttttttatttttaggtattgttgtttgaagtttgaactaaTTTTCTAGCTTCATTTTTTACATGGCAAGTTTTGATAGGTGCACAGAAATTAGAGAAGCGAGAGTTTGGTGAAAGTGAAGGATGACTATTTGATCTAATCAAATGGCTTGGATCTGAAAACTCCCattgaagaaaaatgaaaatagattAGAGGTTCTAAACCCATGAAAATCGTCTTCAGCCACTACATTGGTGTAGTGAGCGTCGGGTGATTAGTAGTTTCTTGGGGCGCATGCTAGATGCTCTCAACCACCAGATGCTCATTGTACCTCACCGATCACTATAGACAATTTGATCCTAATTTTAAACTCGCTTTTAAGTCCGGATAAGATTCTCGTACATTACATGAACCTGGTCTTACGTTCCCATACGCTTGTGAAATGACACATGTCCCAAACATCACGGAGACAACACCCGGTTATCTATTTTCTAGTTCTTGTAAAATTcttaaatgaataaaatattaaatgggGAACCAATCTCTCTTGCACTTCCAACTTAATTATGAAATTAAATCTCCCTCATGTAATTCCAATGAAGCCACACTCGTCAGCAACAAAATGAAACCAGGGGCTGGTATTGTCGATTGGGTTTTCCGTGGTCCTACCTTGCCAACTTCTCTCTTTTGCACATTTTtcgaaataaaatatttatattgaatatatatatatatatatatattctatgaTACTATAATAAGTAGCACTTTTGCAAAATCAATAAGCGATAGTAAAGCATTGTTAACTCAAATCTACAATCAATCACGAACGATGATGATGCAAATGCTTCTTTTACTAGACTACCAATCCTATTAACGTATTAAATATAATATTGATCTTGATTGAAATCAACTCATATCAATAgatttgcttttaatttttttaaaattaattatttttttataattttatcttTAATTACCAGAAAAGAATCCATACCAACTCTTGCGGATAACAATACAATCGGTCAATCCAACCATATCGATACCACGAAACCAGCCCCTAGTTTCATTTTGTTGCTGtttgaaaatgaataaaaaaattagtgtCCTTTCAGTGAGAGTAGTTGAGGGAGATTGGAGCTTCATAATTAAGTAGAAAGTGCAAAAGACATTGGCTTCcgatttaatattttattaatttatatcaaaataaatattttatacatctaagaatttgataAGAATTTAAAAGTAGAGAACGGGGttctaacaaaaaaacaaagcagATAACGGGTAGCTGTCTCCTACTCTCCGTTAGAACCGTGATGCTTGGGACGTGTGCCATTTAAAAATCGCACGAGAACATGACATTAGGATCTCGTACGAGGAACGGTCTCACTCTTTCGTCTCTTGGAGTATAGTAGGGAGTAAAATTcttccaaataaaaaatcttgTGTTACTTAGGCTTAGAAATAGGCAAGTGCGAAAAGATTACATGGTTCTTTATCCTAAGTATGAAATAAGGCCAGGTGTTTTAAAATTCTAATTCAACCCTAGATCCTCAAACTCAATCTTGCTAGGCTAATGCCAACTCAACTTGGTCCTAATTGACTCTGATTGGGCTAGATTGGTAATTTACCCTGATTTTTTTGTTAGGGTTAGATTAACCTTAATCAACTTTGTTTTTGCCATTTGTAtcattatgtatatatatatgtgtgtgtgtatatactATAGATcatataattaataaataattaaaattattaagTGCACcacaataatagatgtttaGGACAACTcaccataagaatcaatgatccaaattttattattttgaataaaatgatATGATGATAatcttatattatattatatagatCAAAGTATAAATTAGGGTTAGGTTGGGCCAAGCCCAAGCCTAACCCGCCCTCTAAGTAAAAAACTCTTAACCAAGGCCCTATTCAGGCTCAGGGCAAGTTACAGCCAAACTTACACTACCCTGCCCCTCATGTGCTGAAGATAACAACCATACACCCTCCCATTGATGCTCGTGCATTGGTGTTGCCTACAAACGACCGACAAGTTTCTTTCTCCCAAACTTCTTTatgtatttttaaattttaaattttttgtttcataaagaaaaaaaatatggaggaGGCTACTAGACTCCAGAACACGTTTTAAGATATTGGAATTGCTGTTGGGATCGGACAAGGTAGATATTGATCGAATCAATCCATATAACATAAAAATACCTTTGGTTGttgtataaaataaatatttttacctCATTACCCTTCGTTTGTATCGATtcaactaaggatgtgaatttataGCCAAAACCTAACCGAtccatttacaccgaaaccacaaaaccgtttagtaaatgatgcggttatagtttcaagtttcatgCCGATTAActaaatgggttgggttggttttaacCGTGAAACtcgttggtttcaaactgaattgaaaccatttaaaacagTTTTAACCGAttcgattaatccgtataacaattaaataaagtaggggcagtaatccgtataataattaacaattaaattaagtgttcatcctacttttgtatgatttattataatttagtttaagtttaggctttagatcataaacttgtaatccatatatgttactgtTTGTTATCACAGATGGGGTATTTTGGCTAAATCAcctatcattttaatattttatactGTAGAagactggatttggatgttgtatgatattaattttATATGTTTGAAAATGGCTATGCAAAGAgataacactagattatcaaattaagacatattatcgttaatatagaatctcttatttgtgctTGCCAATTATTTTAGGATAAACTTATGATTTTCAATTTAAAGAtgattgcaagttataacaaactgattgtgaacaatttacaaaccgtatggaataaatcgaaattgAAACCGTTAAAAACAGTGAAAGAGaaatcgtttactaaatggtcacgGTTTTAGAAAGTAAAACTATTTAGTAAATAGTGCggttatgattttagtcaaGTTAATGTGAACCAAACCAATCTACACCGTttaaactaaaatcaaaccgattaacacccttagattCAACATCATGACATTGGCTAAGAATCAAGATTGAACAGAGTCAATACTAATCCAACCAATCATATCAtaaccttgttttttttttttttttttttttttttttttaatttctcagtaaaataaagtataaaaaataaaggtataATTTAATTGTCAAGAAATTATAGAGATAAACACATGAAACAATCATTGCATCATGATGACATTTATTTATCGTAATGCAATGATTGATTTACATATTTATctcttttcttaaattttttttcctattcacTTCCTGACAAGCAAACATATCTGCTACTAAAATGgtgaaaaacatgaaaaatggagaattgaaaaaaaaaaacgtgatGAAAAGGAAATGGAAAGCGAAACGGAGAGCTATAGTACCGATATGGTAGCTGACACCACAAACGAGGCTCATCTCAACACTCTTTAACTATTTAGAGCTTCTTCcaccagaaagaaaaaaactatttaGAGCTTCTTCTCATCTCTATCCACCACGAACACAAAACCACCCATCGTCCTCGCATCTACTGTTCAGCCCCACCTGTTCTCTAGGACTACCTCCCCTTCTACACCTTCACCACCCtcacatcttcttctttctctgatcCCCAGTTTCACTCCTCCATTATCTCTTTCAAGGTATTTCTCTCACTGGAGATCTCCTCCTAGCAACGCAGCTCTTCTCCGCTCATCCTCTATTGTTATAGGACGGTTTGAGAGGCGGATCGCCACAATGGGTAAGTTGTAAAATCTCCAATTTCAATCTCATTATCGTCTCTCATCATTGTTTGTACTGTATCTGATATGATACCCAATTTTTTGATTGAGTTCAGCTACTCGGCATGCTTACGAGTGCATATTGAAGACGCTTGAGAAACCAGGAGGTGGTCAATTTGGGAAATATTACAGCTTACCCGATCTCAATGACCCACGGATTGGTCAGTTCTTCTTGGATTTTGTTCATTTCCTTATAGTGTTGATCAGTTTCGATGAATTCCAAGtggtaattgaaaatttttgaggttttaattttttttttttttttttggggggggtgggtggggtgtTGCAGACAAGCTTCCTTACTCTATTAGGATCCTTCTCGAGTCGGCGATTCGTAACTGTGATGACTTCCAAGTTACGACCAAGGATGTCGAGAAAATTGTTGACTGGCAGAATACTGCTCCCAAACAGGTTGAGATTCCGTTCAAGCCTGCTCGTGTGCTTCTTCAGGTAACATTTCTTATGGGGTTTATTGTTTATGGATTTGCAGGAATGGGTTCTTTCCCTTTTCGCATATATGCTTTAGGTTCATATCTCCCAATTATCTGGTTCTCTGCTGTCAGGATTTTACCGGCGTTCCGGCTGTTGTTGATCTTGCATGCATGCGCGATGCTATGAACAATCTTGGCAGCGATTCGAACAAGATTAACCCATTGGTGAGCCACATTTCTCATGTTTTTATACGTCTCAAGCATATTCCCACGCATATTAGTTGCATTTATGGATCATCTGAAGACCGACCTGCTTCTACGTGAAATTGTGGATGTAAACATATATTCATGTATTGTTGTCTCCTCTGTCGACATCTAAGACAAAATTTCATGTATACAGGTTCCGGTCGATCTTGTAATTGATCACTCAGTGCAAGTTGATGTGGCAAGATCAGAAAATGCAGTGCAGGCAAATATGGATCTTGAGTTCCAGCGCAACAAAGAAAGATTTGGTTTTCTTAAGTGGGGATCCAATGCATTCCAGAATATGCTTGTTGTCCCTCCAGGCTCTGGGATCGTTCACCAGGTCTGTActggatttttattttggtgtttgaattattataatttttgcCTGGTTTTTTAAGCTCTGTCATATTGTATAGCGCCAACATATCCTGCTTGTCCAGAcaaaatgaattattttattatgaTCTCCACCAGGTCTGTActggatttttattttggtgTTTGAATTATTATAAGTTTTTCCTGGTTTTTTAAGCTGTCATAGTGTATAGCGCCAACATATCCTGCTTGTCCAGACAAAATGAATTCTTTTATTATGATCTTCAGGTGAACCTAGAATACCTTGGACGTGTCGTATTTGACAAGGATGGTATACTTTACCCTGATAGTGTAGTGGGTACCGATTCCCACACAACTATGATTGATGGGTTAGGTGTTGCTGGCTGGGGAGTCGGCGGGATAGAGGCAGAAGCTGCAATGCTTGGCCAGGTaaatttttttcactttctatGACGCCGTTGGGAGGTCTGGGAGCATAATCTCAATTACATTCTGACCTCCGAAATCTTAAGTTATGCTGGtcaattttctattttgtttaagGAAATTTATGGAACTGATTGGCTCACCTGAATTGGAACAAATCTGTTCAAAGAATCTGAATCAGAAACATTGAGATATGAAAGTTCTAAAGTTCTTGCATGTTGTTCTTCTTGCAGCCAATGAGCATGGTTCTGCCTGGTGTAGTGGGGTTTAAATTGACAGGAAAATTGAAAAGTGGTGTGACTGCTactgatttggttttgacagtGACCCAAATGCTCAGGAAGCATGGGGTTGTTGGCAAGTTTGTGGAGTTTTACGGTAGACCTTCCCATTTCAGATCTTTCTATTCTTAATCacccattcttttcttttctttttcttcttttttttttttccaatgaattTGGCATGGTATTTTATCTTTCCATGCAGGCGAAGGCATGAGTGAATTATCGTTGGCTGATCGTGCCACTATTGCAAACATGTCTCCCGAGTATGGGGCAACCATGGGTTTCTTCCCTGTAGATCATGTCACCCTGCAGTATTTGAAACTCACTGGCAGAAGTGATGACACTGTGAGTATTTATGGTATGATACTTAAAACAGAGATTATACCGTGTAATGATTTTTTCTATATTCGTTAATGCTTTACCAATATGCAGGTTTCTATGATAGAGTCCTATCTGCGTGCTAATAAGATGTTTATTGACTACAGCCAGGTAGAATATACACCCTCTATTCAGTTTCCCTTCTGCATATAGCATTGCTTAGAGCGCATGATTTTAGAAATAGATTTATCTGAAAAGCGTGTTTGTCTGAATGCAGCCCCAGACTGAGAGAGTCTACTCCTCTTCTCTGGAATTGAATCTTGAGGATGTAGAACCATGCGTATCAGGGCcaaagaggtaaaaattgatcTAATGTTCATATCTCATTCTTCTTTCCTACCCACATCTACAAGCTTAATTTCAGTCTCTTGAACAACTTCTTGACTAGGGGCTAATTCTGACAATAAATGCATGGCAGGCCTCATGATCGAGTTACCTTGAAAGAAATGAAGGTGGATTGGCATGCTTGCTTAGACAGCAAAGTTGGATTTAAGGTAAGATAACTTTAAGTATcaatcatataaaaaattgagaaaatagtaaaaaaatgatTTCGGTTGATGTATAAAAAACCAACTACAAGACAATCTTCTTCCACTTAGTGGCAAACTTTATTAGATAAGGTGACAGTATTCTGTTAAATTTAATAGATTGTAGCCATATTTTCGTAAGGTGTTCAAGGATAAGCTGACAACAATTCAACTTTAGGAATGTATATTAGTaataaaagaaggggaaaaaattgcTTTATGCCATTTTTGGGTTGAGTCATTTTCACTGGCTTAAGAATTCAAAGTCtaagaataaataaaatcttcgaTAGCAACAACCTATAAGGTGGgtgtttatgatgattgatgagtaGGAAACACAAATAATGAGAGGTGATTAGCGTATCTCACAGTggcagggaaaagaaaagaaaaggataattTTGGCTTCTTTTCCTTTGAAATTAAAATAGTGTGAGGAAAACATGTTACACTGCTCTTaccacaccccccaccccccccccccccccccaaaaaaaaataaagagctTCCTGTCAAGTTTTATATGGCTTTTTGTGACGTGCAGGGTTGAGAGACCTTGAATATTAGAACAAATGGGATGgataaaaatttgatttttataacTAACTGCTTACCACACTCCAGCTTTTTGACTGGGAATGATTCCATTTAAATACATTTTCTTATGTACCTTTACTTGTTGTTGACAAACCTAAACCATTTTGGAGTTGGACGGAAGATTTTCATGGAATTTTTCTGAACTTGTTTCAAACAAGTAGGTTTATGCtggttataaaaaaaaaatattttccctaCTCAAGTATCTAATTACTATCTCCAGCATACTCtagaaatatattttaattccaCTGTCGGAATATTTCAGATGtctatcatttaaaaaaaaggatATCCAAAGCTTCTAGTTGTTTCCTCGGTTGTTATATACTAGAAGCGTCAGTAATGACAGTACAAATAGAAATCTCAAGAGTAAATGTCATATTTTATTTAGCTATGTacttatatttctttttaaatagtGAGTTATGTATATCTGAAACCTTATGCTTTACCCTTTTGGCTGCATCATGGTTTCTGGAAAGACATGCTTACATGATTTTTATTCTTCATACCTTGTCACAGGGATTTGCCATACCCAAGGAATCTCAGAACAAAGTTGTTGAGTTTTCATATGATGGGACGCCAGCACAAATTAAACATGGTGATGTTGTTATAGCAGCTATCACCAGCTGCACAAATACATCAAATCCTAGTGTAATGCTTGGAGCTGCATTGGTTGCAAAGAAAGCCTGTGACTTGGGACTAGAGGTCAGAAatgttttctttcaattttgttttagtATCGACCTTTGTTCTCAATTCTTTTGTGTCCACTTTAGCATGCATAGACAGTAATAATgcatcccccccaccccccgaCAGCTTTCCAAATAGGTAAGGTTAAGGATGACatttaaaaggtaaaaaaggtACAGAACTGATCAACAAAAGCTAGCAACTAGTATATTGTCAGTAATTAATTGTAATGAAATTTCAGAAAAAGTAGCTACCGGAAGCCTTTTTTTATGAGTAAAAGTAGCTACTGGAAGCCTTTGAACATGAAGGATAGAAGACTGATGAAAGATGAGACAGAACTCTCTTAGCACCTTGCTGCTCCTGCTATTTTTTCCTGTAGAAATGCTGAATTTCTTTCCTTCCCGTGTCCCAACTGTCCAGGAGACAGTGAAAGGACAGCATAGGTTTACTACTTACTAGTTACTACTCACTACTCCCTACACCCCCTTGCTATGTTCTATCCCAAGGAGGCAAGGATTCACTTCATATTCAACCAATGAGACAGTGACTGACCTCCAATACTGATCCCCCTCTTCTTCAAGACATCTAACCATTTTCCCATCAATGCCCAGGTTGTTAGTTTGAGAGGCTTTAGCACAAGTTTACAAGCTCTATTCTTGGGTTTGTAAACATTTGGCCAATCAGCCTAGTGATATTTCTagatcttttttctttcttggttcaGAAAGACTTCCTTCTCTAGGAGTTCAATGGGATCTGTGCGGAAGACAGCATCTTGTGACAGCTTAAATGCAGAGTACTTGACCTATTGCAGATTCAAAGTTGTGAGGTTTGTGACTGTAATGATGGTATTTGCTTTATCGTCATTGTCATGACCCTCCCAATCATTTGTTTTCCTGTGTTGGGGTGTTCCATCTTATTCTGGGTTCAGTGCTCTGCTAACGAAGGTGCTTCCAACCTATCTTTCTTTTGATCCTTAGCCTGTTTTGTTATATTTGTCACCTTCGGAGATTTTTCTGGACTCATTCTTCAGTCTTTAGAGTTCAATATATACACATTGTTCAAGTTGTAGAGACTTTTAGAGCTGCATGAATTCAACAATCCTAAAGCTGATTCTCAATTCAGAGGATCTGGTGCTTCTGGAATTATGGAATAGTATTTAATTATGTTACACAAACACTTCAAATTATGAGCTCAACCCGTGGTTAACACTTCACATAAGCCAATCAGAATGCAGGGAATAGAATCGTTCCCACACCCCAGTTGTATTCCTTGCCATGTCCAGGTAACGGTGTCACTTTTCCATCTGCCTAAAACTGTAACGTTTTAAAACAATATATTCTAATTCTTAATTCGCCTAAACTTCAGAGGCAAACTTTAGGCTATTTGACTGAGTATATTACAAAAAACAGTCTCAAATTTTTGAGTTTCTCAAGGTCTACTTTCTGTTTTCTAGGAATGATCTTCTGTACTTATAATTTTACCGTTTTTCCATATCAGGTCAAGCCATGGATCAAGACTAGTTTAGCTCCAGGATCTGGAGTTGTTACTAAATATTTACTACAGAGGTACTTCTGTGGTGGAGCCTGAAGCACTTTTGGagatatttttgttttggtaagGTAATCCTAACATGGGGGCATTGTTTTGCAGTGGGTTGCAGAAGTATTTGAATCTGCTTGGATTTCATATTGTTGGGTATGGGTGCACTACTTGCATTGGGAACTCTGGAGATCTAAATGAAATGGTGGCATCTGCAATATCTGAAAATGGTGACTTCTTGTTGCTGTATTCTTTTTACaagtttttatttcttctttttgtgtgCATTGCCCTGAAATTTCTTGTTTCATTTTCAGACATAGTGGCTGCAGCTGTGTTATCTGGCAATAGGAATTTTGAGGGTCGTGTGCATCCTTTAACAAGGGCAAATTATCTTGCTTCCCCTCCCCTTGTAGTTGCCTATGCACTTGCTGGCACGGTATGCGTGTGATCTTACTTTttaccctttttccttttcagtTCCAATTAAATTGATTTTCTTTCGATATTGTGAGGTATTTGGCTCACATGGGGTGTGTCCTGCAGGTTGACATAGACTTTGAGACAGAACCCATAGGGACGGggaaagatggaaagaagataTTTTTCAGGGATATTTGGCCATCCAGCGAAGAAGTAGCAGATGTATTATGCTATTCCCAACTTGCTTTGATGATTTTTAAGTAGTTTAGGAATATAGATTGTAGCACATTACATCttgttccttttattttcttcaggTTGTGCAATCTAGTGTATTGCCAGACATGTTTCGAGCTACATATGAAGCAATCACCAAGGGAAATCCGATGTGGAATCAGTTATCCGTCCCTACCAGTACTATGTATACTTGGGACCAATCATCAACTTATATTCATGAGCCTCCTTATTTTAAGGGCATGACTATGGCCCCTCCTGGACCACATGGAGTTAAGGAGGCCTACTGCTTACTTAATTTTGGGGACAGTATCACAACTGATCATATATCACCTGCTGGTAGCATCCACAAAGATAGTCCTGCTGCCAAGTACCTCATGGAACGTGGGGTTGATAGAAGGGATTTCAACTCTTATGGAAGTCGTCGTGGTAATGATGAGGTCATGGCAAGGGGTACTTTTGCCAATATTCGCCTTGTAAACAAGCTCTTGAAGGGAGAAGTTGGGCCAAAGACAATCCACATTCCCACAGGGGAGAAACTATCTGTATTTGATGCTGCCATGGTAATTTCTTTAAGACTTCTCTGCAATGACTGATAGTAACATGATACATATTCCTCCATTGCCAGCTAATCTAAATGCTATATTATAACTATTATGGACGGTGGCACTGTGTTGAGATGAGAAACATGCTGGGTTGGGACTAAACATTTGATGGGGTCCACCTGAGTGTGTGAGGTGGTCAATCTCATCTCCATTAATGGACCCGCTTCCTGGACTGCCTCCTAGATTCTTCAGCTGTCTAAATCAGTGATACATTGGACATTTGGCTATACGATTGGTAGTTTATGACAAATAGGATCTTTTAGCTTTCTATTTTTACTATAAACATGATATTTGTAGACTGCAATTATCTCTAAGCCTGAATTGACGATTTGTTAACTAGTTGTCAACATTGTGGTGCCAGGCTATATACTCACTAAATTGTAGAAAATTCTCTGTTGTCAACAGTgacatatatttttatttcccccccccccccaaccccacaAACAGAGGTACAAGAGCACAGGACATGATACCATTATATTGGCTGGGGCTGAGTATGGAAGTGGGAGTTCTCGAGATTGGGCTGCCAAGGGCCCAATGCTCCTGGTACATCCTTTCAATGCTACATCTTTCATTCATCAGATATATTATCACTTCTCTCACTGGCTAAACTTTGAATTTGTTGACCTCAGGGCGTGAAAGCAGTGATTGCAAAGAGCTTTGAGCGGATTCACCGCAGTAACCTTGTGGGTATGGGTATTATTCCACTGTGTTTCAAGCATGGAGAAGATGCTGAGACTCTCGGTTTAACTGGCCATGAACGCTTCAGTATTGACCTCCCAAGCAGTGTGAGTGAGATTAGGCCTGGTCAAGATGCCACAGTTGTGACAGACAATGGAAAATCATTCGCTTGCACCATCCGATTTGATACGGAGGTTGGTGCTCTCTCAActctcattttcctttgttCTGCCTGGATTATCCTCTTTTCATGTCTTTTCAATATCCAGTCTCTACTATTTGGATAATCTCTCCTGCTTTCTTCATGCAGGTTGAACTGGCCTACTTTGATCATGGAGGCATTCTGCCTTATGTTATTAGAAACTTGATTAATGCAAAGCATTAGATCAACAGCAGATTGCAGCAACACTTATAATTCTTATAGAAGAATTTTTCATCTTTGATTTTGTATAAGAGAACCTGGTTCTCGTACAAGGTTCATAAAGAATCAATGATGTGGTGTGGT
It includes:
- the LOC122080902 gene encoding aconitate hydratase 1; amino-acid sequence: MATRHAYECILKTLEKPGGGQFGKYYSLPDLNDPRIDKLPYSIRILLESAIRNCDDFQVTTKDVEKIVDWQNTAPKQVEIPFKPARVLLQDFTGVPAVVDLACMRDAMNNLGSDSNKINPLVPVDLVIDHSVQVDVARSENAVQANMDLEFQRNKERFGFLKWGSNAFQNMLVVPPGSGIVHQVNLEYLGRVVFDKDGILYPDSVVGTDSHTTMIDGLGVAGWGVGGIEAEAAMLGQPMSMVLPGVVGFKLTGKLKSGVTATDLVLTVTQMLRKHGVVGKFVEFYGEGMSELSLADRATIANMSPEYGATMGFFPVDHVTLQYLKLTGRSDDTVSMIESYLRANKMFIDYSQPQTERVYSSSLELNLEDVEPCVSGPKRPHDRVTLKEMKVDWHACLDSKVGFKGFAIPKESQNKVVEFSYDGTPAQIKHGDVVIAAITSCTNTSNPSVMLGAALVAKKACDLGLEVKPWIKTSLAPGSGVVTKYLLQSGLQKYLNLLGFHIVGYGCTTCIGNSGDLNEMVASAISENDIVAAAVLSGNRNFEGRVHPLTRANYLASPPLVVAYALAGTVDIDFETEPIGTGKDGKKIFFRDIWPSSEEVADVVQSSVLPDMFRATYEAITKGNPMWNQLSVPTSTMYTWDQSSTYIHEPPYFKGMTMAPPGPHGVKEAYCLLNFGDSITTDHISPAGSIHKDSPAAKYLMERGVDRRDFNSYGSRRGNDEVMARGTFANIRLVNKLLKGEVGPKTIHIPTGEKLSVFDAAMRYKSTGHDTIILAGAEYGSGSSRDWAAKGPMLLGVKAVIAKSFERIHRSNLVGMGIIPLCFKHGEDAETLGLTGHERFSIDLPSSVSEIRPGQDATVVTDNGKSFACTIRFDTEVELAYFDHGGILPYVIRNLINAKH